A window of Pseudoliparis swirei isolate HS2019 ecotype Mariana Trench chromosome 2, NWPU_hadal_v1, whole genome shotgun sequence genomic DNA:
GTTAACGAGGATTGAAGTACGTTAAAATTATCTTTATACCAATCCATAGTTGGCCAatggtgtttttcttcttttgaatgGCAGATGAAGTCTACACAGACCATAGTACAGACGCGTATGGCAGTGATACCAGTGCGTTTGTGAGCAGAATGTACATGCACCACATCCTGCAGACAGTGCTCATGAAAACATATTTGTACTCCCTCAGTGTTTCTGTAAGGCAGAGACACGAGAAAGTCTAAGATGTGAAAATCCTACAGTTCTCTGGTGGCCCACCGAGATTTGTACCAGCAAGATGTCAATGTCCGGAGTAATGGTACGGTCTTCAGCGTGAATACTTTCGTAAAACCTGAGCTTCCACTACAACGACAGGTTTCTCAATGTCCGCTTTGCTCTGAACCATCCTCAGCTCCAGTTGTGCAGGACTGGGCCGTTTCCCAGGGCCAGCCATCTCTGAAAGACAGAAGAGCagtttaaagaaaacaaagtgtagGACTTGGGGTGGCTGGTGAGGAGTGAAAGGGTCATTCTTGTGTTAGTGCATGTCTTCAGGCTGTTAATCCTCTTTTGGCATTTTACATGCAGTTAGCAATGGTTATGACATGTTTTGTGTGCCTCCTTTTACATGTAATCAACTTATACTCGATACCTATACATAGCAAACCTACATAATGCACACTTCTGGTTGACATATTGCTACTGCTTGTGTAAATATAAGGCTAAAAGAAGGGGGCACACAGCGATCTTTTGTGTCCAAAGAAGCCATAAACACACAATCCTTACGATTGGCGTAAGTCATGGTCCTCTTAATGACGTGGTGCATGACGGAAACAGTCTTTTCACAGGCAGTCTGTGAAATCCAGAAGGAAGACAAGGTTACAAGCACATTGGGATTCATCGAAGCAGTGCAAGTGCAGCAAAACCAGATTTCATCCAGGTGTGCCACTGACCTTCAGGTCTTGAGGATGATGGTGAGTCCAGGCTAGCAACATGGCAGCAAACAGGTCTCCTGTCCCCACAAATACAGCATCCACTTTGGGGATGTCCATGCAGATTTTCTGACTGGTTTTAGTCCCATCTGCTTTCACTACATTGAAGACACATCCAAATTAAGAGTAACATCCCCAAATGTCTTACAAGCAGCAGAAAGTAGTCATTTCGCCTGGAGAAAGTTTTTTTCTGGTACTTTACCAATGTTTTGGCTCCCGAGGGCCACCAGGAACTGGTCCCCACGTTTCGAGGGCAGGTCTGTACTAGTGAGGACAACGGTCTCTGGACCCATTTTATGAAGCAAGTCCATCACCTGGAGAGTAGTAGGGGTCACAGAATAGCGTTTTACTTTTTGGtgtcacaaaataaatacagcacAGTGAGGAATATGTTTACCTCAACAGCATCTTCCTCTGTGGTGATTTTCCTCCCAGTTAATAGTCTGTGTAAGGCAGGGCAATAGATACACATACCAATCAGGTATTTACCTACATTGAATAATGAAGAAATGGCCCACCTTATATTCCTCCATATCAGCTAATATTGCCATATTAGTATCAGTATTAATGAACTCACTCTGCTTCAAACTGGTTGGGGGTGAGGATATCAGCCAAAGGCACTACTTTGTCCCTGTAGACTGGCAGCAGATACTCTGGAACGTACTGAAACAGACACCAAAAAAACAGGGTTTCCATGCAGTTTTTAAACCTCCTGACAAATGACTCCATCTATCTGAAAAATAGTTAACTTTCAAGTACAAAAATAAGTACAAAGTACATTTAACCCTCATCAGGTgtgaggtttaaaaaaagaatgaactgtAAGATGCTTACCATTGAACCGTGGTCTCCCATAACAGGATCACACACTGTGGACAAGAAGACTAAACATTAGACTTTGGACTATGTTAAGAACAACGGTTGCACTCTGTTACGGCTGGATTTAATTAATGTTAAGAACAAAAGTTACATTCTGTCAAGGCTGTAGCTAATGGTGATTTAATTTAGCTGAGTATTTGATGATCAATAAACATAAACTGTTTGGTCTGTACAATGTcctacataaaaaataaataaaaataaactcagCATAACAGTTTGAAGCCTAAAAATTGCAACGATGGAAATAGTGAATCCTTAGCCCTTTTGCTTAAAAGAGAAAGATGGATTATCAAAATATGTAATTAGAAGTTTTCTGTCCATCGACTGATCACGTCAACTGACCAGTATTGGTTCTCAAAATTTGAAATGTgaacaatgaaaaaaaagaaatatcctGACCATATACCAGGCTTGGATTGGCCTTCTTCAGCTCCTGAATAatgtccaccaccatctccagGAAGGACGTGTCTCTGCTGTACCCTTGGAGATGAAagtgtgaagaagaggaaatgaCCCAGGGTAGATGTGTTCCCTCTCAGAGTACTCCAACTACTAATCAAAATGTATTAATCCATTTATGGCATAGGGTCAAACCTAATGAAGTGAGACATGCTAGATACACTGGTGTTCACACGTCAATCACTTTAGAGGAAGTTTGGCCCCTTCATTCTTCTAGTAAAGGGCAACACAAAGCTGTAGCTGCTGAAGATCCACATTGCTTTACTCGGCAGTGACCCACTGCTGGGACTCACCTGTGAGGATGTAGTCATAGCGGTTCACCTTATTGAGCTTAATGCCCTCATACAGCTCATTTAGCTCTTCTGCTGTCAGTACTTGCCCTTTCCAATGGGCGTAGCCTAGGGTTCAAGAGGGAGAGCAGAGGTTCAAAATGACGTGACATTTTAAGGATAGAAATCAAGATTCTTTCAGACTTTTTGAGGATCCTTGGAAACCCTGACACAGTTAAACCAAGAcaaacactgtaataaaataTTAACCCTGCTGTGAATCAATCTTCAGGGTTTTTCCGACATGTTTCTGCTTTTCTTCTCCCCTCTGCTGAGGTTCCTCTACTCTGTGCAGTGTCCAGGGCAACACAGGGGCCCCCACACTGACTGAATGGGATGCTTGTCTCCTGACTGCAAGCTTCCCCCTGTCTCCGCTGACCTAGAATAAACCCCACAAAAGCTGCTCCGACTGCAAATGATTGGACACAAACAAACGCCGGTGTATTCTTCATACCGTTCACACGGAGCCCAAACTGACCCCGAGCCAGCGAGAGACCACCTCCTGCAGCGAGGACTTACCAGAAAGCTTGAGGCCAAGTAGAGGCATGTGCTGCGCGGTTGGAGGGGAAACTTGTGTACCAACGCCTCCAAATTAGAGTTAACATTCATTTTCTCAACATTCGGAACACCGACTAGTTTCCTCTCAAAGAAGAGCAGACGTTTACATTAATATGATCAGCTCCTGCCCCTGTGGTGAAAGCACATTCTTCAAATACTTTGGTACATGGACCCCAGATTATAGTTGTGGAAATAACTGTATTTCCTTGTCGGGAGGGAAATCAAGGTGAAACGGTGAATTCAAGCAAATATGGCTTATTTAAAACAGGacataaataataacatataaaaGAATAATTATCAGATGGGGGTTAAGCACAGACACAGCATCTGTGCACGGTAGAATCCACATAGAAAATACTTTACGATGCGTTGTTACTTTAGTAGGCTGGGCTATCGAAACCcccctttctctgcagcatgGCTGTTGGTATGTAACAAGAGCTGAAAGTTGAAGGACAAACAATAAACTTATCTCGTGAGAAAATCGAACGGTTagtaaaagaagaaacaagGAGTAGCAGGTGTAACATTGGAGAGAGCCGAGAGTCGATAGACTGCTCAGGAGAATAAGTCCTTTGCTAGCAGACTGCGAACGTGCAGAAGGCCTCAATGGAAATGGCTTCAAGGTGCACAGAGCGATTAACTATCATCAACAACATTTTTCAAATTTTccattgtttccataaattgaCACACCAGTTTATAACCCTGTCCTTTCTGGAGGTGTTTCAGATAAACAAGTTACTTATAATGTTGTTTTCCTTAATGGTTCGGCAGTTTTACTGCCCCATTTCACAAAATGACTTCAATAAAACCCACACTGTATGTGGGTTGCTGATAGTGCTGTTGATTGATTTGTAAAAAAGATGATCAACAAGCCAGAGATAAATATTTCTGCCGTTTATATACCTGATCGACCTGATTTTGCAATATTCAGAGAACGAATGCATAATGAACAACACAGGATGTTCTGCAACACAGTATTCATGCAAGATAGCGTACAGATACGCCCAATGGAAAGTTACCTGAAAAGGAAGCTTAACTTATCAGGGAGAAATGGTTTGTCAAAAACATTAACTCCAAACCCAGTAACTGATGACCAAAAAGATTATATTTCACAGTTAGCTAAAGCATGCATGCAGGGCACCAAAGGATTATATACAAGCAGGTGGAAAGAAAGAGCTTGGGCAATGATTAACTCTGTGCGTTACACTTCTGAGCCCCTTGCTTTGGTTTTTGTGTCCAGTGTTTCTCGCTCAAACATGTTGTGCATGTCCCTGACAAATACCTTGACTATGTATCTTCCCCAGTAAATCCTTTTCAAAGCCAATTATTGTTTTCAACATGCATTGACTTTTTGGGCTAAGATGCACACAAAACAACTGCTCAGGGTTAAAGGCTACACAAACTACTCTGAGGTACTTTATGACAACACATGGATCACAACGTCATAGTTTTTGACTGAAGAAAAAGATGAGAGGGTTGAGTGGTTAAGAAAGTGGAACAAaacttaatataaatatactttgtGAAACAGAATAAAAAGCACTTGGAAAGCACTCGGCCGACCTGTGTGATTGGAGAACTGCACAGAGTTGATCGAGTCCACTTCGAAGCCCAGCACCTGAGAAAAGAGAGCACAAGAAGCCGTTTACAGAGATGATGTTTACCAAGTCGACAGGAATGTATGAACTCCAATGTACTTCGGGAACATCATGGTGACAGATTCAGTGACACATTACACCGTCTTTTGTGATCACTGAAAGGACTGATATCCCTTTTGGAATATTGCAGTACACTTTATGTAAATCACATCACATAATAATACAGTTAGGCAATGCTTTTGTTTCTGAAGGCTTTCCTTTGAGCTTAAATATGGAGACAGACAAGTTTGGGGACTGAAAATTATCCCACGGATCCTTCTGCAGGAAACTTGTTTGACATAAAAGGGAAGGTAAAAGGAAATGTTTCAGATCAATTCATTCcatcattgaaaaaaaacactcaGGCCTACCTAATTTGAATGTCCAAAAAATCATGTTGACTAATGAATGTATACTTACTCATGTGTGCTGTAAGTCTCAGAAATGTGATTGATATGGGAATGAAAATGAACTAGAGTATGGAATAAATGCACAATGGTATTTCTGAACTATATGCTCTACATCATTCTATAATTTCAGATTTAAAACGGGCTTTTGGGTTGTCCCATTACATCGGGTGATTAAAAAAGATGTTAGTGatatttctgtattttcttttcttcccacaGCCATTATCTAATAAGATAACGTTAAGTGTGTAAAGTCGACACATTGGGAAACGGCCTATGGTGTTTAGACAGAAGAGGAAAGGTTTCCATGACGTTTCAATGAAGGCAATTGCCTTCAGTCTTAAGACTCGTCTCGCTATCTGGAAGCTACGCTCCATACTAAATGCATGTTCTCTAGCTTTCGTCTTTCTCCGTGTTAAGCTATTTCCTACGTGTTGATGAAGTCTCGTGGACCCACCTGCATGTATGATCAAAGTCTTACCTGCAGAGGGAATGTTGCCGACTTGTTCCCAACGTATCCCCTGACAACATGACTCTGAATGGACAACACACGACACTCCATTACCGCAATGAACTACCGTGACACCGGCTGCTCGTCGAAACACCGAACAGAGAAAACAGACGTCAGGCTCTCTAAATCTGCATGAAAAGCGATTGAACAGGTTCGGCCACGCTGATTATTTAGCATGTGAGGAACAACTCAAACACTGAAGGGCAGAAGAGGCGCTGTTGCTAGTGACATTTAGTTTGTCTACAGGCAGATATAAGGATACCTAAACTGGTGCATTCAATTGTTCACGAGAAATGTGGGAGCCCCCAGCTTCTAGTCAAAAAAATACACTTCACGTTACAGCATATCTTTCAGATAGTTAGCTACATTTTACATTTGAGtagttttgtaaaatgttaactAAAAGGATtggttcacatttaaaaaaagcattcTCAGATAAATCAAGTTGATATCTTCCAAACGAGCAAACactgttttaatgttatttGGGTACCTTACGAGGAAAACCGGGGAATCATAACCTTTAATAATAGCTGGATAGTTATTTATACCACGTATGATGTCAACGAAAATGATTGTAAAGCAAAATGGAATATTGTATTTCAAGAGTTTTGTGTGACCTCAGGATGCATAACATACAATTAATGAATAGATGATTTCATGAATGAAATCTGAAATGTCTTATGactaataataatgtgttataTATGTTCATTAAAATACAGTTACTTAATATGCATTTAACGTTCGTAATTTTTTTTACCCACATTGCCTTTCTTCATTCGTAGCCTATTGTGGAGAAACAACTGGTTCACCTTatgtaatttaaacatgttacaCTGACCAACAGTGTTAACTAAAAGGATtggttcacattaaaaaaaaagcattctCAGATAAATCAAGTTGATATCTTCCAAACGAGCAAACactgttttaatgttatttGGGTACCTTACGAGGAAAACCGGGGAATCATAATAATAGCTGGATAGTTATTTATACCACGTATGCTGTCAACGAAAATGATTGTAAAGCAAAATGGAATATTGTATttcaaggacagatacaggagaacattcctgccggcggctatgaggctctataacagttcacctcttgccagatcatagtgcaataactacaacaataactgaatacttacactatgttgatctgcacttcacacatctcatttgtttgcactacacacatacacacacatttcatttcatttgctctgcactcatacacacactttgctttttgcactctgtctatatttaatattttttgtatttgatctgtcagtgttgttgtgtgttgtgtatgcatgtgtgttgtatatttacatatatattttgttttgtattttacttttattttacttgtatacttctatatctttcatccctgtttcttatattttgtgttttgtttttattcttgtgtgttgctgctactgtcacgacaaatttccccttggggattaataaagtatatatctatctatctatctatctatctatctatctatctatttaaaataataaacatgataACAGTTATCCACACCTCGATTTGAATGTCTTCAGTTATATATGAAGCCAGATGTAAAATAGTGTTGGGCTTTGTTTATTCTGTAACTCCTTGAACAACCCCTTTATCATACAAATTCAGATTAACCAAGACAAGTATTTTGGTTACCACCAGAGAGCACAAGAGAGCTAAGAGACGATTTTCTGACAAAATGCAAAAATGAACAATTGAGGATGTATACTAAAGCCCAGCAACAATATTCCAAGCTCCATATATGGAGAATGGAGGTCTTAGTAAGATCATTGGCCGCAGGTTTCAGATAAGGACTCAAAAGATGCAGTTGAAAGGTCGAGAGGCAGGAAGCACGCTGGCCCTGACATCTGGGTGAGGAGCACAGAGGCCAGATAGAGAACAGTGAGAGCCAGGTGGGTGAGCTGTAAACTGAGCTAATCACTAAAATACACATGAGGCAGctgcagtgagagagagagacatctggTACTGACTTATTACTTGTCTTTTGGATCCTTGATATTGATCTTGAGAAACTTGAGGTCTGTCAGCGCacaattgttcatgttttaatcTCTGGATAAATCTTTTAATGAAGAAATATGATTGCAATTAGTTGCTGGTCAAtatatgaaaacaacaacaacaatatgtttCATTaggttttaaaatgtgtgataACAGTCCGTTTTTTAATCActctcacacaacacacacaaatcaacccTCTTCACTTGTCTAGCCCAAAGCAAAAGCATTGACAACATCAAACCGACTGCCAAGCGAGAGCAAAACAAGTAAACAGATTCAACTTCATACAAATATCTTTAATCAAACATCTGAATCATACACATTATACAGAATGTATTGCACAGACATATTGGGTGTTTACCTTTTGAGTGCAACAAAgatgatgttatatatatatataaatatatatatatttatcatcaTTGCTGTTTTTATATATGAGAGATACCGCAAGATAGAACTTGAAGTCCAATGAAAGTGATAAAAGCAGTGGGAGTTAACAACCTTTGGAGTTTTAAGTTTTAGCATGAAAACAATCCTTGTCAGTGTAAAGTTTTCGGTGTTTTCAGCGGGAGGTAATATCTGTGCATTCAGTGATGTTATTGGCATGAGTCTGCTGAAGGAAGGTCAATCTAGACAGCCATGAAGGTGCATGTCAGTCCCACGATGGCGGAAGTATTCAAAACCTTTAGCCTAACCACACCCACAAATAGTCCATTACTGTGcaagtaaaagtcctacattgaaaatgtaatgtaaactgTTATACATGACTATAAGCCTACTGATGCACACCACTGTCAGATGGTCGATGTGGAGCTTATATGTAAAACAAACTAGAACTGTCACATAAATAAGGTTTCCCTCTGAGTGTGCTTGTAAGTTGTAGGTGAACACTATCATGTCAGTGACAAATTGTTTTTTATAACTTGTAGTTTAGTTATGGTATTTGCAATATGTAAACATTTGAAAAAGTCAATAGCTGTATGTTATTTAAGTTTCTgtaaaattaaaaagtaaaaaacaaaaccgcACAAACatgattcattttttatttatttgttacagTTCGGTAAATACGACCGCACATGAATGGACGTCACCATGTAAACAGACGGAGGGACTTTGGTTGTGTTCCAGTTCACATTTCCCCGGTGGGTCGTTTTTATTATCCCTCCGCCCTGCGCAGCCGAATCCACCCATACAGTCTGGAACTAGACCCGCCTCTGATGCTATCGTCTGGCCGGGGAGGAGCCAGGCAGCAGCTACACTGACACGTACGAATCCTGCGTAAGATTTAAGGAGGAAGTTACATATTTTCCTTAAGTTAAAAACGTCCATACGGGTTGCTTCGACTCAGATTTGATGTAGTTGACCTGTCCCGGACAAGAAGGCCTGTTCGGACGCGTTTGAAGCGCCGCGGGACTCTCAGACAGAGGAGCCGGAAGAACAAGATGAGATTTTCGGCGTTTTTTTCTGTCCTGCGGTCGGTCGGCCCGGTGGTAATCGGTATTTCTTTAGGGTTCACGTTGAGTTTATTGAGCGTAAACTGGACGGAAGAAGCGTGCTACCTAGATGCCAAACAGGGTGAGGATGTGACTTCGGGTCACGATGGGCAGCTCAAGGGAGCCCGAAAGCCCAACTCTATTTCCAACATCAACGATGTGGAGTCCGAGGAGGATTTTGAACCAAGAATCGTCCCGTATAAACAAGTCCAGCAGAGTCCCACAAAGAAAGTGTTCAGGTAAGCGTTGGATTGCAGTTAACTTAAGATGGTGAACactatttatattaaaataaatacatacacactatTATGGGCTCACGTTTGCAATCCAGCAGGCCATAGTACATAGAAGTCACTGGTTGCCATGTGGCTATGATATTTTACAGTGACAACACATGATGAGTTAGACGAATAATACAAAACCAAATAGCTGGCATAAGaaagtataattatatataatacaagtaCGTGTTGTTCTCCCTCTCCTGATGCCACTGGCCTTGATtaagctgtcacacacacagactgatggAATAGGACGTTTACAGTTTACAGCCCACTGCTAGCTGCCAACATTTGCTGCCACAGAGCTGAGAGCATCCACATGTTGGGCCATGCCTGCATACTGAATGAGTTCTGCTCACATTTTCTTTGCAGACATGCAGACGTTTCCTGGACTTTCTTGATAGAGACCTTGTTCGAATGTTAGTTCTCACACTCATAGTGGTTGCATTTCATTGCATTGCAATTCTGAGAAAGAGACTTTTCCCCTGTGGCAACCAGTGCAATGCAGTGGATTGTAATCTAAAAGGGAGAGCAACTATCAATAATTTTCATTGTTGATTAATGCCAATTGTTTGCTCGAGGAGTTAGTCAAACGTTAAATTTATGCAGTGTCAAAAAGTCAAAAAAGGCTCATCAAAAGTACCCGGAGCCAGGTGGATTCTGTCCAACCAACAGCCCATAAAAACAGTGATGAATCACAATTCCAATCCTTACCTGTTAACTTTACCAGAGAGCTGATTCTTCTTGTTTGTCTGTATTTctgcaacatttaaaaataggATTTCCTTGACATTTAGTGGGCAAAACCACAGATTTGGTTTGGatccaacacattttctttagCTATTATTTTCAGTCGTTGTTATTCCCATTGATTTCCAGGTCAAGATG
This region includes:
- the LOC130208524 gene encoding pyridoxal kinase-like, whose protein sequence is MECRVLSIQSHVVRGYVGNKSATFPLQVLGFEVDSINSVQFSNHTGYAHWKGQVLTAEELNELYEGIKLNKVNRYDYILTGYSRDTSFLEMVVDIIQELKKANPSLVYVCDPVMGDHGSMYVPEYLLPVYRDKVVPLADILTPNQFEAELLTGRKITTEEDAVEVMDLLHKMGPETVVLTSTDLPSKRGDQFLVALGSQNIVKADGTKTSQKICMDIPKVDAVFVGTGDLFAAMLLAWTHHHPQDLKTACEKTVSVMHHVIKRTMTYANQMAGPGKRPSPAQLELRMVQSKADIEKPVVVVEAQVLRKYSR